From Granulicella sp. WH15, the proteins below share one genomic window:
- a CDS encoding aldo/keto reductase, whose translation MEYKTLGNTGLLVSTLCFGTMTFHGGSGFWKAIGDVDQAGADELVKGSIDAGINFFDTADVYSEGESERILGQSLKNLNIARKDVVIASKVFGRTGPGRNDVGASRGHIMDAIEGSLTRLGTDHIDLYQIHGSDAITPLEETLSALDTLVQQGKVRYIGCSNWQAWRIAKALGISERKNFARFDTLQAYYSIAGRDLEREIVPLLEEEKTGLLVWSPLAGGLLSGKFTRENQKPAGSRRSEFDFPLVDKERTWKILDVMVPIAEAHGCSSARVALAWLLTRPAVTSIIIGAKRMDQLNDNIAAVELKLSADEVKALDEVSALPLEYPGWMIPFQNSNRLQPGPRPNVGTKS comes from the coding sequence ATGGAATACAAGACACTCGGCAACACCGGCCTGCTCGTCTCCACGCTTTGCTTCGGCACCATGACCTTCCACGGCGGCAGCGGTTTCTGGAAGGCCATCGGCGACGTCGATCAGGCAGGGGCCGACGAACTGGTCAAAGGCTCGATCGACGCGGGGATCAACTTCTTCGATACCGCCGATGTGTACTCCGAGGGCGAGAGCGAGCGCATCCTCGGCCAGTCGCTCAAGAACCTGAACATCGCCCGCAAAGACGTCGTCATCGCCAGCAAGGTCTTCGGCCGCACAGGTCCCGGACGCAACGACGTGGGGGCCTCGCGCGGGCACATTATGGACGCGATTGAAGGCAGCCTGACCCGGCTGGGCACGGACCACATCGACCTCTACCAGATTCACGGCAGCGACGCGATTACGCCTCTCGAAGAGACGCTGAGCGCGCTGGATACTCTGGTGCAGCAGGGCAAGGTGCGGTACATCGGCTGCTCGAACTGGCAGGCGTGGCGGATTGCCAAGGCGTTGGGGATCTCGGAGCGGAAGAACTTTGCTCGGTTCGATACGTTGCAGGCTTACTACTCGATTGCAGGGCGGGATCTGGAGCGGGAGATTGTGCCGCTGCTCGAAGAGGAGAAGACCGGGCTGCTGGTGTGGAGTCCGCTGGCTGGCGGGTTGCTCTCGGGCAAGTTTACGCGGGAGAACCAGAAGCCCGCGGGGTCACGGCGGTCGGAGTTTGATTTCCCGCTGGTCGATAAGGAACGGACGTGGAAGATTCTGGATGTGATGGTTCCGATTGCGGAGGCGCATGGGTGCAGCTCGGCTCGGGTGGCGCTGGCGTGGCTGCTGACGCGGCCTGCGGTGACCTCGATCATCATTGGGGCAAAGCGGATGGATCAGCTCAACGACAATATTGCGGCGGTGGAGCTGAAGCTTTCGGCTGATGAGGTGAAGGCGCTGGATGAGGTGAGTGCGCTGCCGCTTGAGTATCCGGGGTGGATGATTCCGTTCCAGAACTCGAATCGGTTGCAGCCGGGGCCGCGCCCGAATGTGGGGACGAAGTCGTAA
- a CDS encoding DUF6624 domain-containing protein: MSLLFAKSSAALLSLVLASPVVMSAQAAQPAWKQELQQRHDALVQQNGPGTDTALRDQLMGMRNQDRVARGLQQAPGTKPAIATNLAEIDASLTEQLKGIVKAKGWPTIALVGIEASNGAMLILTHTADHEWQRSLLPTLVNLADAGKIDGSTLALVVDKELIAEGKLQRYGSQFKLVDGAMAMYAVEDPGGLDRRRAQVLLPPMDAYKQQMASIYHLKVSNQIVMASPSVR, from the coding sequence ATGTCCCTGCTTTTTGCTAAGTCGTCCGCCGCGCTGTTGAGTCTCGTCCTCGCCTCTCCTGTTGTGATGTCTGCGCAGGCAGCTCAACCGGCTTGGAAGCAGGAGTTGCAGCAGCGACATGACGCGTTGGTCCAGCAGAACGGACCCGGCACCGACACCGCTCTGCGCGACCAGTTGATGGGGATGCGGAACCAGGACCGCGTAGCGCGTGGGTTGCAGCAGGCTCCGGGGACGAAGCCCGCCATCGCCACCAATCTGGCCGAGATCGACGCGTCGCTGACCGAACAACTGAAGGGAATCGTGAAGGCGAAGGGCTGGCCGACGATTGCCCTGGTCGGCATCGAAGCCTCGAATGGGGCCATGCTGATCCTGACCCACACCGCCGACCATGAGTGGCAGCGGAGCCTGCTGCCGACGCTCGTGAATCTGGCCGACGCGGGCAAGATCGACGGCTCCACGCTGGCGCTGGTGGTGGATAAGGAGCTGATCGCCGAGGGCAAGCTGCAACGCTACGGCTCGCAGTTCAAGCTGGTGGATGGGGCTATGGCCATGTACGCGGTTGAAGACCCCGGTGGGCTGGACCGGCGGCGGGCGCAGGTGCTGCTTCCGCCGATGGATGCTTATAAGCAGCAGATGGCTTCGATCTACCATTTGAAGGTTTCGAATCAGATTGTGATGGCTTCGCCTTCGGTTCGATAG
- the hscB gene encoding Fe-S protein assembly co-chaperone HscB: MSDSPNPIWNESYFTVFGLPRRLHLDAAALEKSFYAQSRRLHPDRFAAKPVAEQEAALAQSSFLNDAYRTLKEPVLRTQYLLTLEGVELEEQSKAATEAARTSGTAKKQIVPPELLEEVFELNMQLMEMKAAKQMGEDEPELRRDLLAAKQSFDDRMAATQTELENLWTAWDQAEEASDRPAMDKAKDAMVTLLNKRSYLRNLVRDVNETLSE, encoded by the coding sequence ATGAGCGACTCCCCTAACCCGATCTGGAACGAGAGCTACTTCACCGTCTTCGGCCTGCCCCGCCGCCTGCACCTCGACGCCGCCGCGCTCGAAAAGAGCTTCTACGCGCAGTCGCGCCGCCTGCATCCGGACCGCTTCGCCGCCAAGCCCGTGGCCGAGCAGGAGGCCGCGCTGGCGCAGTCGTCCTTCCTGAACGACGCCTACCGGACCCTGAAGGAGCCGGTCCTGCGCACGCAGTACCTGCTGACGCTCGAGGGCGTCGAGCTGGAGGAGCAGTCCAAGGCCGCGACCGAGGCGGCGCGCACCTCCGGCACAGCCAAGAAGCAGATCGTGCCGCCCGAGCTGCTCGAAGAGGTCTTCGAGCTGAATATGCAGCTCATGGAGATGAAGGCCGCCAAACAGATGGGCGAGGACGAGCCGGAGCTGCGCCGCGACCTGCTGGCCGCAAAACAGAGCTTCGACGACCGCATGGCCGCGACCCAGACCGAGCTGGAAAACCTCTGGACCGCATGGGATCAGGCCGAGGAAGCCTCCGACCGCCCAGCGATGGACAAGGCCAAAGACGCAATGGTGACTCTATTGAACAAGCGGAGCTACCTGCGCAACCTGGTGCGCGACGTAAACGAGACGCTAAGCGAGTAG
- a CDS encoding DUF5715 family protein, with protein sequence MLWRSATGSFNMRANAPKILFLAPLLVTGAALFAPVAQAKQTKPHHAQPVAHAAAARTAPATHAVAAARESAHSRSSKNTSSRVREVEEPVSSRHSSKVERVSAAKAEPKSRRELRESRSESVERVEVDRHSRKGRHEQEQPTLTRVHGRVVELERSHDSRRPAPSMLIPVEEPRRHSAGPVRTASLSRAPEPVREPEPLRAAAEPTPELPAQPEVHVSHNRKLHHTASGVEPSDELAPNSPVAAPAGHLESGVSHPDTDDETAPRVRSAAVAVPAVQPVQLPSQNQPQLHAVAPKNVVVASVVRPVAAAPRPQPQPVAVEEETPAPEILPALYNKRGRLIMPPPLKGSHEILLRQNEVADREGLDRVRDDEDLRQMREAHILVALPENEAIYSDERLPANRRFVRPWTAQFLSTLARAHYARFHTPLQVNSAVRTVEFQQKLMRVNGNAAPPTGDTASPHLTGQAVDLAKHGLSMTEIAWMRGYLLPLVQEGKVDVEEEFQQSCFHISVYKKYLPSGAPAHRGISRRSSATALATAIR encoded by the coding sequence TTGCTCTGGCGCTCCGCGACTGGTTCCTTCAACATGCGCGCAAACGCCCCTAAAATCCTGTTTCTGGCGCCCTTGCTCGTCACCGGCGCGGCCCTGTTCGCGCCCGTAGCCCAGGCAAAGCAGACTAAGCCGCACCATGCCCAGCCGGTCGCCCACGCTGCCGCCGCGCGAACCGCCCCGGCCACGCATGCGGTTGCTGCTGCGCGTGAGTCTGCTCACTCCAGGTCATCTAAAAACACTTCTTCTCGCGTCCGTGAGGTCGAAGAGCCGGTCAGCTCGCGCCATTCGAGCAAGGTCGAACGCGTCTCTGCCGCCAAGGCGGAGCCGAAGTCTCGCCGTGAGCTGCGCGAGTCCCGCTCCGAGAGTGTTGAACGTGTCGAGGTAGATCGTCACTCCCGCAAAGGCCGTCACGAGCAGGAGCAACCCACGCTCACCCGAGTCCACGGCCGGGTCGTCGAGCTGGAGCGTTCGCATGACTCCCGGCGTCCCGCTCCAAGTATGCTGATCCCGGTGGAGGAGCCGCGCCGCCACTCTGCCGGTCCGGTTCGTACGGCTTCGCTGTCCCGCGCGCCTGAGCCGGTCCGTGAGCCTGAGCCGCTTCGCGCCGCTGCCGAGCCAACCCCCGAGCTTCCGGCGCAGCCTGAGGTCCACGTCAGCCACAACCGCAAGCTGCACCACACCGCCTCCGGCGTGGAGCCTTCGGACGAATTGGCTCCCAATTCTCCAGTTGCCGCGCCTGCCGGTCATCTGGAGAGCGGCGTCTCTCACCCCGATACCGACGATGAGACTGCCCCGCGCGTCCGTTCCGCTGCCGTGGCTGTTCCAGCCGTCCAGCCCGTGCAGCTACCGTCCCAAAACCAGCCTCAACTCCACGCAGTTGCACCAAAAAACGTGGTCGTGGCCAGTGTGGTGCGGCCCGTTGCGGCGGCTCCCCGGCCTCAGCCCCAGCCGGTTGCTGTAGAGGAAGAGACGCCCGCCCCGGAGATCCTGCCCGCGCTCTACAACAAGCGTGGCCGCCTCATCATGCCGCCGCCGCTCAAGGGATCGCACGAGATTCTGCTGCGCCAGAACGAGGTTGCCGACCGTGAGGGCCTCGACCGCGTCCGCGACGATGAGGACTTGCGCCAGATGCGTGAGGCCCATATTCTGGTCGCGCTGCCGGAGAACGAGGCCATCTACTCGGATGAGCGGCTTCCGGCTAACCGCCGCTTTGTGCGGCCGTGGACCGCGCAGTTTCTCAGCACGCTGGCCCGGGCGCACTACGCCCGCTTCCACACGCCGTTGCAGGTCAACTCGGCTGTGCGGACGGTGGAGTTTCAGCAGAAGCTCATGCGTGTCAACGGCAATGCCGCGCCCCCTACGGGCGACACCGCCTCGCCGCACCTGACCGGGCAGGCGGTCGATCTGGCCAAGCATGGTCTTTCCATGACCGAGATCGCCTGGATGCGCGGGTATCTGCTGCCGCTGGTGCAGGAGGGCAAGGTGGACGTGGAGGAGGAGTTCCAGCAGTCCTGCTTCCACATCAGCGTTTATAAGAAGTACCTGCCGTCGGGAGCGCCTGCGCATCGTGGGATCAGCCGCCGTAGCTCGGCTACTGCTCTGGCCACTGCCATCCGGTAA
- a CDS encoding c-type cytochrome domain-containing protein, with the protein MRVRVWGLCAGLGVAAIGLTSCGLAPSSAPAKAPVEVQDQTQGKSQIQPQTPSSDDAARPEFYLTRVKPIFAANCARCHGGMNHRGGLNMDSRAGMMRGGHDGVILVPGDPGRSTLVKLMRHEGPANDPRPMPPNKPRMSDADIAIVERWIKAGAVMPEDVRKP; encoded by the coding sequence GTGCGAGTGCGGGTTTGGGGTCTATGCGCAGGTTTGGGAGTTGCGGCTATCGGGCTGACCTCATGTGGGTTAGCTCCGTCCTCCGCTCCAGCCAAGGCTCCGGTCGAGGTTCAGGACCAGACTCAGGGCAAATCCCAGATTCAACCCCAGACGCCCTCTTCGGATGACGCCGCCCGCCCGGAGTTCTACCTGACCCGGGTAAAACCGATATTCGCCGCCAACTGCGCCCGCTGCCACGGCGGAATGAATCATCGCGGCGGGCTGAACATGGATTCCCGCGCTGGAATGATGCGGGGCGGCCACGACGGAGTGATCCTAGTGCCGGGCGATCCGGGGCGGTCGACACTGGTGAAGCTGATGCGCCACGAAGGCCCCGCGAACGACCCCAGGCCCATGCCGCCGAATAAGCCGAGGATGTCCGACGCCGATATCGCCATCGTAGAGCGGTGGATCAAGGCCGGGGCCGTGATGCCTGAGGATGTGCGTAAGCCATAG
- a CDS encoding glycosyltransferase family 2 protein — protein sequence MRLSFVIPAYNEESYLPDCLESILAQTRDLEGGVEIIVVNNASSDRTREVAASYPGVTVVDEPRKGLTYARQAGFGASSGELIANVDSDSRLTPGWVQTVLREFEADKKLVALSGPVVYYDLTPTQRVSVQLFYFLAFMVYVLNRYVLRAGSMVQGGNFVLRSSALESIGGFNLAISFYGEDTDIARRMNRLGKVEFTFGLKMFSSARRLKHEGMLTIAARYTINYFWTTFRKRPFTEEYIDIREEQLEG from the coding sequence ATGCGACTAAGTTTCGTGATCCCCGCCTACAACGAAGAGAGTTATCTGCCGGATTGCCTGGAGTCGATCCTCGCGCAGACGCGGGATCTCGAAGGCGGCGTCGAGATTATTGTGGTGAACAACGCCAGCTCCGACCGGACGCGGGAGGTGGCGGCGAGCTACCCCGGCGTGACCGTCGTGGACGAGCCGCGCAAGGGCCTGACCTACGCTCGGCAGGCGGGGTTTGGGGCCAGCTCGGGCGAGCTGATCGCCAATGTGGACTCCGACTCGCGGCTGACGCCGGGCTGGGTCCAGACGGTGTTGCGCGAGTTCGAAGCGGACAAGAAGCTGGTGGCGCTGAGCGGGCCGGTGGTCTACTACGACCTGACACCGACCCAGCGGGTGAGCGTGCAGCTCTTCTACTTTCTGGCCTTTATGGTCTACGTGCTAAACCGCTACGTGCTGCGCGCCGGGTCGATGGTGCAGGGCGGCAACTTCGTGCTGCGCAGCTCGGCGCTGGAGTCGATCGGCGGCTTCAACCTGGCTATCTCCTTCTACGGCGAAGATACGGATATCGCCCGGAGGATGAACCGGCTGGGCAAGGTGGAGTTCACCTTTGGGTTGAAGATGTTCTCGTCGGCACGGCGTCTGAAACACGAGGGGATGCTGACGATTGCGGCGCGGTACACGATCAACTACTTCTGGACGACCTTCCGCAAGCGCCCGTTTACGGAAGAGTACATCGATATCCGCGAAGAGCAGCTCGAAGGATAA
- a CDS encoding M20/M25/M40 family metallo-hydrolase, with translation MQTRWAGCLLLMGTTLLPLGCKSTTQPAPGTNLAKVASKNALNVHPNGPSGVGPKVTGAPPELQKVFDYIDAHIDEHVENLQKWIQQPSISNSGEGIPESAEMVKGFFDKLGCQQTRVYDVGITEYGSPGNPVVYAKCDEGAPKTVAIYWQYDTMPVTQPDAWVSPPFAANVIPGSQADLPDIPRVLIGRGATNSKGPEMSQLNALMAYKAVNGKLPVNLIFIAEGDEERMDIGLRKFIKDHSDLLAEADALYAGGPSEGCVYVELTTSGKSWGRGPTDSDVHGVMKRTTDSPAWRHIQMLASLTSKDGNTPNIPGWDNGREFPNAKQMEELKKRAAKTDLKKMAEGQGVARYMSDDPLEVIKDGRYGISFNLDGIWGGNMFPGGAGAILPNKVVSKHGFRYVPKMDGMNIIKQLRATLDRNGYKDVEMKLIGDVPWSRGSSPDADISVAHRKAAAMLGLSGDDSGQQMASSDHYDIGGKWKPLGVNQADPSGGYWPSYLFSDGEVGQKVGSVSIPMGMGARGGKGGRAHAANEYYTIEGSRWDNGMAGAEKIVAAAIWEYSQTTTTAPRPKTHVVK, from the coding sequence ATGCAGACACGTTGGGCCGGATGTCTTCTTCTCATGGGAACTACCCTCTTACCGCTCGGTTGCAAGAGCACCACGCAGCCCGCTCCAGGCACAAACCTCGCAAAAGTCGCCTCTAAAAATGCCCTGAACGTCCATCCCAATGGACCGAGCGGCGTGGGTCCCAAGGTGACGGGCGCTCCGCCGGAGTTGCAGAAGGTGTTCGACTATATCGACGCGCACATCGATGAGCATGTGGAGAATTTGCAGAAGTGGATTCAGCAGCCCAGCATCTCGAACAGCGGCGAGGGCATTCCCGAATCGGCCGAGATGGTCAAAGGCTTCTTCGACAAGCTGGGCTGCCAGCAGACACGTGTCTACGACGTGGGCATCACCGAGTACGGCTCGCCGGGTAACCCGGTCGTCTACGCCAAGTGCGACGAGGGTGCGCCCAAGACCGTCGCCATCTACTGGCAGTACGACACCATGCCCGTGACCCAGCCGGATGCGTGGGTCTCGCCGCCGTTTGCCGCCAATGTCATCCCCGGCTCACAGGCGGACCTGCCGGATATTCCGCGGGTGCTGATCGGACGCGGAGCCACCAACTCCAAGGGGCCGGAGATGTCGCAACTCAACGCGCTGATGGCCTACAAGGCCGTCAACGGCAAGCTGCCGGTGAACCTCATCTTCATCGCCGAGGGCGATGAGGAGCGTATGGACATTGGCCTGCGCAAGTTCATCAAGGACCACTCCGACCTGCTGGCTGAGGCCGATGCGCTGTATGCGGGCGGGCCGTCCGAGGGCTGCGTCTACGTGGAACTGACGACCAGCGGCAAGTCCTGGGGGCGCGGGCCGACCGACTCCGACGTACACGGCGTGATGAAGCGCACCACCGACAGCCCGGCGTGGCGGCACATCCAGATGCTGGCCTCGTTGACCTCGAAGGACGGCAATACGCCGAATATTCCGGGGTGGGATAACGGGCGCGAGTTCCCCAATGCCAAGCAGATGGAGGAGCTGAAGAAGCGCGCGGCCAAGACCGATCTGAAGAAGATGGCCGAGGGGCAGGGCGTGGCGCGGTATATGTCGGACGATCCGCTGGAGGTTATCAAGGACGGGCGCTACGGCATCAGCTTCAACCTCGACGGCATCTGGGGCGGCAATATGTTCCCGGGTGGCGCGGGCGCGATTCTGCCGAACAAGGTCGTCTCAAAGCACGGCTTCCGCTATGTGCCGAAGATGGATGGGATGAACATCATCAAGCAACTGCGGGCGACGCTGGATCGCAACGGCTATAAGGACGTCGAGATGAAGCTGATCGGGGATGTGCCGTGGTCGCGGGGGTCGTCCCCGGATGCGGATATCTCGGTGGCGCACCGCAAGGCCGCTGCGATGCTGGGGCTGAGTGGCGATGACAGTGGGCAGCAGATGGCCTCGTCCGACCACTACGACATCGGCGGAAAGTGGAAGCCGCTGGGCGTGAACCAGGCTGATCCTTCGGGCGGCTACTGGCCGAGCTACCTGTTCAGCGATGGCGAGGTGGGGCAGAAGGTTGGCTCGGTCTCGATCCCGATGGGCATGGGCGCGCGCGGCGGTAAGGGCGGTCGGGCTCATGCGGCGAATGAGTACTACACGATTGAAGGCTCGCGCTGGGATAACGGGATGGCGGGAGCGGAGAAGATCGTGGCGGCGGCTATCTGGGAGTACTCGCAGACGACCACCACTGCTCCTAGGCCGAAGACGCATGTTGTGAAGTAG